A window of the Hordeum vulgare subsp. vulgare chromosome 5H, MorexV3_pseudomolecules_assembly, whole genome shotgun sequence genome harbors these coding sequences:
- the LOC123398560 gene encoding uncharacterized protein LOC123398560: protein MASSSLLPPSLYTIEQAMVAARSVLACQGSTLNHHSPWSSDHTRAAPRLNPRRMSAYHADTICLSLNPEATDMVEEGKVLMELWLLASYNMVNPEAADMV from the exons atggcgagctcctccctgCTGCCCCCATCCTTGTATACCATCGAGCAGGCCATGGTGGCGGCCAGATCCGTGCTTGCTTGTCAAGGTTCCACCTTG AATCATCACTCGCCATGGAGCTCCGATCATACACGTGCCGCACCTCGACTGAATCCCCGGAGGATGAGCGC ATATCACGCAGATACAATTTGCCTTTCACTGAATCCTGAAGCAACAGACATGGTGGAGGAGGGCAAGGTCCTCATGGAGCTCTGGCTGCTGGCCTCGTACAACATGGTGAATCCTGAAGCAGCAGACATGGTGTAG
- the LOC123398555 gene encoding uncharacterized protein LOC123398555, translating to MLRRAASMLRGRAAWIPRRPVAAAAILVRRRPEPEARLRAADGRGYARMARRMPPTRPDGYSTSDGEADAYGYVEKDPEPAAADGEEDGTDGEGWEGFTLDLGAGSNVDDDDEEEEEEEK from the coding sequence ATGCTCCGACGCGCGGCCTCCATGCTGCGCGGGCGCGCGGCCTGGATCCCTCGTCGGCCAGTGGCGGCCGCGGCAATACTGGTCCGACGCCGCCCGGAGCCGGAGGCCCGCCTCCGCGCCGCCGACGGCCGGGGCTACGCGCGCATGGCGCGGCGGATGCCGCCCACTAGACCTGACGGGTACTCCACCTCCGACGGCGAGGCCGACGCCTATGGATACGTCGAGAAGGACCCCGAGCCGGCCGCCgcggacggcgaggaggacggcaccgATGGGGAGGGGTGGGAGGGGTTCACGTTGGACCTGGGCGCCGGATCCAAcgtggacgacgacgacgaggaggaggaagaagaggagaagtaa
- the LOC123398562 gene encoding mitochondrial import inner membrane translocase subunit TIM14-3-like, whose product MATPLVAGLSVAAAAMGSRYMIQAWQAFRIRAAMPRVRKFYPGGFETEMSKREAALILGVRERAALDKIKEAHKRVMVANHPDGGGSHYIASKINEAKDMLMGKGKSRSIF is encoded by the exons ATG GCTACGCCGCTGGTAGCTGGGCTGTCGGTAGCTGCGGCTGCGATGGGAAGCAGATACATGATTCAGGCATGGCAGGCCTTTCGAATCCGCGCGGCCATGCCACGCGTGCGTAAATTCTACCCCGGCGGATTCGAGACAGAGATGAGCAAAAGAGAAGCCGCGTTGATCCTTGGCGTAAG AGAACGTGCTGCGCTGGACAAGATAAAGGAGGCGCACAAGAGGGTGATGGTAGCCAATCACCCTGATGGTGGCGGCAGCCATTACATTGCGTCCAAGATAAACGAGGCCAAGGACATGCTCATGGGGAAGGGGAAATCCAGGTCCATTTTTTAG